GGCAGACTTGCTTGTATTAATTGTTTGCCCTGAAGCAATCTTATACTGCTGTAAGATGTTCACAAGAGTAGCACAACTCTGATCATCCGATTTTAGGAAGAACATAGTGTCATCCGCGAAAAGGAGATGGTTCACCCGCAGAGCTTTCACAGCTACACGAATACCAGCCATACTTCCAGTCTCGTGGGCTCGCTTACACAACCCCGAAAGTACCTCCCCAcataatataaagatatatgGTGATAGTGGGTCACCTTGTCTTATCCCTCGGGAAGGGATAACGGAGCCTAGAGCAGTGTCATTCATCAGATAAGAGTAGGTGACTGTCGATATACATGACATGATCAGCTCGATGAAACTTTCGCAGAAACCCATCCGAGCAAGGACTAGTCTAATAAACTCCCATTCTAGTCGATCGTAGGCCTTGCTCATATCTGTCTTTACTGCCATCGTGCATTGTTTGACAGCGTTAGAGATCTTGAGGTAGTGGAGAATCTCATGAGTAATCAGCACATTATCAGAGATGGCTCTTCCGGAGACAAACGCCGACTGGTTTTCTGAGATAAGTCCTTGTAGAATCGGTTTGAGCCTGAGAGTAATGATCTTCGATATCAATTTGTAGACCACATTGCAGAGAGCTATCGGTCTGTAGTCTGAAACCAATTTTGGTCCTTGAATTTTCGGGATCAGTCTCACATGGGTTGCGTTGATGCTGTCGGGTAGGATGCCGGACCTAAAGAACTGTTGAACATCCCTAGTGATAGCTGGACCCACTGCTTCCCAGTTAGAATGAAAGAAGCAGGCCGAGAGCCATCAGGGCCTGGCGCTTTGTCCAGATGGATCGAGAACATGGCATCTCTTATTTCCGCTGATGTTGGAACCAAGGTAAGCTGTTCGTTCATATCCGCAGTAACCGATGGTGTAATTGCTTGATCAACAATAGCAGCTGGGGTCGGGGATGACTCTGAGACGTCCACAgaagagaaaatattttgaaaataatttgtaATCTCACATACAATCTGATTCTCTTCAAACAGGGATACACCCGACGCATTTTCTAACACTGAGATGCGATTCCGAGCTCGCTTTCCTTTGCAGACAGCATGGAAAAAATCTGAATTTTTATCTCCCGCTGCTAGCCACATAAGTCTACTTCGCTGTCTCCAGAATTCTTCCTCCTTTTTGTAAGCCAGGAGTAGCTCAGCATTTAGTCTGGAAATTACTGCATCATCCCCATCAGTCTTTGTCATAATCTCATTTATTTCCTCTTTTAACTTAGCGATGTGTATTTTGCTGTTGTTGTAATGCTGTTTTGACCACTGTGAGATGGCGTGTCGACAGTCTGAGAGGCGTTGCTGAGTGGTATTGTTTGGCTTAACATTCCAAGCCTCTTCGATGATAAATTTGATCTCAGGAACCTCCTTTAACCTCCTATCATATCTGAATAGTCTCTTCCCCTTTTTCTGGTTTGGATCTATATAGGAGATGGTGGGACGGTGATCAGATCCCTCGAAGTCCAAGTAGTGACACCTCCCAGATGGGTACGCATCTGACCAAGAACTGTTAATGAGAGTACGGTCCAGTCTGCAGTGGATTAAGTGGTTGTGTCTTTTGCCTCTCCAGGAGAAAAAATTGTCCGTATGTTTCAAGTCAAACAGATCAGCTTGAGATATGAAATTTCGGAAAGTACAAAAAGATCCTTCTGTTCTGATTGGTCCTCCACTCTTCTCACTGTTGTCGACAATCTCATTTAAATCTCCTGTTACCATCCAAGGAGTATCTCTATTTGTGGTGAAGTTAGAGATGTGATCCCAGAAGGATGCTCTGTTAGATACTTTAGGTTCACCGTAGATAAACGTAGAATGGAAAGACCGACCCTTATAAGATATATGGGTATCAATGTAGTTCTTCGATGAGGAAAGAATTTGTAGATCTACATCTTGATCCCAGAAAAGCGCTAGCCCTCCACTCCCAGGTCTGATCGGAGGCAGTAGGAAGTGTTTGAAGGAGTCCAGGCAACTAAGTTCCTTGAGAACGAAGTCATCAGCGTTTTTGGTCTCCGATAGGAAAATTATATTTGGCGAGATTCTCCTCTGAATCTCTTTGATCCGTTGGACTGTTATGGGATTTCCCAAACCACAACAGTTCCAACTCAGGGTTGCTAAGGAAGAGGAGGCGACAGCCTGGGAAAATCCCGTCGCTGTTTCTTACTTGGAGGAACGATACTCGGTCGCGGTGGTACCGTGGTTGCCACGTCTCTGCTCGTCGAAGCTCTGCTTGTCCTTGGCACGTTTGACGTGGCTCGTCTAGTAGTCTATTTTGCTGTTTGTTTTTGGGAGGCGATCCCGCGTACAAGATTTCGCATCCTAGAGCTCGAACCACGATATACCTTTGGACTGATGTGCAAGTCTCTTGGATTTGTCCTTGCCTGACGCCCTATTCTCCTGGTAGACTGTGTTGTTGCAGACTGGGTTGCCTCATGTTCAGGCGGTAACAGTATGTCTGTACTGGTATGATTCTCAGTAGTAGTTGCAGTAATTGTCCCCATTTGGAGATCATCTCCTTCTTCAGTCATTGCGAGGTTTGCAGCGTTGGCGGCATTAGCCTGAGCAGCCAATAGATGAGCAGTCCTGGCCGTATTGATGATCGATGCTGCTGTTTCCTCCATTAATCCAGAAGCATCGCTTTGGAGGACCCGCTGTCTACGCGCTGCGCTTTCAGTGGGATAAGCACACATTGTGTATTGGAGTGTTGCTTCTCTTAGCCCTTCCATAACCTCTTCAGTTGATGGAACCGGGGGAAGAGGCAGCAGTGGAAAATCCACTAAGTCTAAATTGCGTTCGAGGGGGGGTCTATGCTGGACTGGATGTTCTTGTTCTGCTTCCCGGTTCGCAGTAGGAATGGCTTCGGAATGTTCCCTCTCTAACCTTCTCCACTGATACTCAGGTGATTTCTTTCGACGACGTTCTCCATGGTATCGAGTGTCCTCACCTCTAACCAAAGGTTGAGCGGGCGAGGTGGATGTGTAAGAGTTCCGAACAGGTAGATCACGTCTGATCGGCTCATTATTACCTCTGCCAGTCTCCATTGCTGGTGTGATTTTATTCCTCAACGGTAGGCCTCGCTGCAGGTTGGAAGATACTCTCTCTCCAAAAGGTTTGCCATGCCTGTCGAGTCTCTGCTTAAACTCGGTTCTTTCTCCTTTAAAGTGACCCGAGCCCTCCGCATTTCCTGAGCCAAAGGGTGGTCTTTGGTAGTGATTGTCGTTCACGTGTATCCTCTGTTCGTTATTCTCTCTCTGACTTTGAGGGAGAACATCCACATCCAGGAGTTCTGAAGTACGCTGGCATTTATCAGGGCAGTAGCTTTCAAGATGAGTTAGTTTAAGGCAGTAGGAGCAGAAGTTTTCCAGCTTCTCATAAGAGAAGGTAACAATGCACTCTTCGCCTGAAGAGAACTCTAGCACTGTATCCTGTGGCAGGGGTTTCAGTCCATCAATGAAGACCCGAACTCTCGCTGATGTTTTGGTGAGAATGTAGTGGTCTAGTTCTCCAAGCTCCTGCCCAATATCCATTATTACTCTCTCGTGCCAGAAGTGAAGCGGGATTCCTCTGAGTGTAATCCAAAAAGGGATCTGGGAGGGGAAAGTAGGTGAAATAATTGGTTCCCACCTTTGCAGAATAATCATCCACCGTCCGACCTGGTAAGGTCTGTTGTCCAACACTTTTTTCATTTCCTTTTCATCTTGGAAGCGAAACTGGAAGCAATGATTACCTAGGTCCGAGCCATGAATCTGGCCCACAAGGTTCCATTTCCTAGTCAGGTACGGGAGGACAGCAGTCATGTTTTGTTCCCTAGGGTTGGTGAGTCTTCCTATCAGGGTGAGGAAGTTGTCTTGGATGAGAGCACTGGTATCAAGTTCAGGGGCTTTTATACGCATTCTCCTCTGTTCAGGTAAGCCTGGAAGGGTGCTTTTACCTTTTTCCTCAGCACTGAACCGTTTCATGGTTGAGCTAGTGTACGAGAGGGTAGACCGAAAATAACAGCTTGGTGCTGGTGCAGTAAGATGCAAATTTAGAAGGAGAAAAATACTCTAACAGATTATCAGAGTACTTGTTGGAAGGTGTTGAAGTCGCGGTTCGTCGTGGTCCCGGAGAAGGCGGCTGGTGGTAGAGGAGTCAACGTCGACCCTACCCTTGTCGCAGCTGGCTTCTACTGGTCTAGACTGCAGACATTCTCCCCTAAGTGCAGAGTTTGAGGGGGGATGTAGTCCATAACCGGTGAAGGGGGTGCCCGTGCCGGCAAGGCGCTCTGGTGGCTTCGCGGGGGCCGCATCCGGTGTGTCCCGACGAGAAGTAGTTGATTATCCAACAGGTAATGCTCTAAGAGGAAACTTTTGAAAACGTTGCAGTAAAAGACAGGGGAAAAACAGCGATCTGATGCCAAAAGAAGAACGTCAACTTAGGAGTACATCAGAAACCTAGCGGGCAAGGACCTCTCTCGGGGGCTGTGTCTGGGAGAAAAGTTTCTTGTTATGTAACTCCGTTTTACAATATCTATTTTCCTAGATTACTTTGTTATTTGGTTTTAAGAAGAACATGGATGTTAAagtccttatttaagaaccgattcttagcttttttagttaaaagttaagaaacactTTCTTAACTTCCATTAAGAACCCCATTCTAAGaactccgggttaatcatgccctTATGAAATTATAATAATCACAAAGTTATAGTATACATAGTATTTAATAACAAAGATCAGAAAGCAATTACCAACATATCTTTGTAAttttctgttaaaaaatattagacaaGAAATAAAATCCTATATACATGACCTTTTTCTTGCAAATGATACCAGTCGTGAAATGTAGTTTTTTGAAAGCTGCATCTAATGCCTTCCTCGTTAAGgcaattaataacatttcaaattgAATACCATAATTAATTAACTGATGTCGAACCCACATGGGCACCACCAATAGGGTTAACCGATTTTTAAGTTCATTTCATTTACGAATCTACTAAAGTAATgtatatttaaaccaatttgtGACATAGTTGCGGTTTTGGAATCGGTTCCGTTCTTATATTATCCGAATGCAGTGCATGTAATTGATGCCCTATATAAGATAAACATCATTTCCTTCTTCTCCATCTTTCTTTATAAGTTGACATTTTTTTACAGCAACTAGTCTTTCTCCTGTCCGATGGATTCATCTACATGTCCTGTTCTGAGCCACGCTTCAGAATCTCCAGGAAAGATTGGATCATCCATTCCTAATAAAATGGACCGAACGTTGGATCTTGAATCGGGCACAAATCATGAGTTGAGCAAACCGGTTCCTGGGATGTGGCGGTTTCCTACAAATCCAGATCTGTGTTGCATCTACAGAGTACCAGACTGTCTACGTGAAGTAAACCCAAAAGCATACACTCCTCAGCTGGTCCTCATTGGACCGCTTCACCGTTCTTTAAAATCTCACGCTCTCAAGTCTCGAGGAGATATCACCAAGGCAAAGTCATTGGGATACTTAAACACGGAGGCGCATAAGAAGATTTACCTGGTTGAGTTCGCAAAAAGGGTCGAAGGGAACAAAGTTGTTGAAGaactcaaaagaaaaatcaaggaAGACGAAGATATGATCAGGGCAAGCTACTCAGAATCAACGGCCTGGATTGACTCTCCAGACTTTGTGGAGATGTTACTGCATGACTCTATTTTCATAATAGAGCTCATGTTAAGGTTTAACTTAAAAGGACCAGAGAGAATAGGGGATCCTCTGATGGACGAGCCTTGTCTTGAAAACACAATCAAAAGGGATCTTATTTTGCTCGAGAACCAACTTCCTTACTTCATCTTGGAAAAACTCTTTGATCCAATCATCAAAATACTGTACCCGAGCGAGACAATGCGTACACTTGTTATCAGCTACTTCGAActggacaagaagaagaaactcaaaGAGAATTCCAAGTTCAGACATTTCACTGATTTGTTCAGGTGTATCCGCGTGGAAACACTTCCTGAAGATGGTGTAGGGGGTTTCGAACACATAGCAAAGATGCATAATGCAGATAAGCTATACAACAGGGGAGTGAAGTTCGAGGCTGTAGAAGAAGAGTTTTCTGTTTGGGTGAAATTCGACGTTAAAACTGGCTGTTTGAAGATACCTTGTTTCCGGGCTGATGACGACATGGAGATAGAACTTAGAAACATAATGGCGTTTGAGCAATCATATTATCCTTACAATGCCTATGTTTGTGACTATGTCACGTTCTTGGATTTCCTGATCGACTCGGAGAAAGACGTAGACTTGCTCGTTGAGAAAGGTAATTAACCCTTTTATCGTATGTATACAAGTCTAAGAACATCGTTATATCGATGGAGAGACTTTTACAGTTCCTCACCAATCAAatactatatttattaatttaattttaaatcacaaaaaataatgataaaagTTGTCATTTGTCACTTTAGTTTTTCAGAAAAATaggagagtttttttttccctgAAAATCATCtattcttttctcttcttctctctttattttttggaagtttttaatatcttttaccATTGAAAAATATCCTGTAAAAAATTTGTAGTGCATGTTTTTGACTTGGTTGATTAGACCGGGCATCAGAGCCGgtctaaaatatatttctatttggtttatattaatgcttttatgttttgacaattatttactaattatttatgAATAAGTTTGCTTTTAAGTTTAAACaatgtttatttaaatttaaatagtatttttacgTTTATCAAGTTGTTActtgttaattttaatttgtttacatTTCATCATGTATGATTTTCGTACaaggttttagattttttataaatcatgATATGTTTAATGTTGTCACGTATAGTTCAAAGACGAGTATCACATGATTGATATATGAGTCTTTCAAAGTTATTTTGAAAGATACCAATATGATTTAATAAATCCAAGTACGCAAATTTATtgaaagtattaaaaatatattaattttagtcaagtataaattaatatttttagaaccGTTAACCCGAATAATATCtaaaaccgaaattatttcggGTTCATTCGGATCTTAGACATGTAActaaatccgaaccaaatccgaaccaaactTTTTTAATATCCAAACTGAGCTGAATATTATAAACAATAACTCGAAAATCCGAAACCCAAAATCTGAAACCCGAatgaaaccgaaccgaaatttgATTGGACCACGATTGTCGAGCCCTAATTTAACTTGTTATATTTGTCTTTATTTGTAATGCTTTTGGtggttgttttttttctataaggGATCATAAAGAATTGGCTCGGGCACCATGGTGCAATCTCTACGTTGGTGAACAAGCTCGGTTTGGGAGTCATGGACGATGGCTCTTCTTATGCTAAAATCGCATCAAATGTCATCGAATACTACGATGACAGTTGCAACAAGTCACGCTCCATCCTCAAGCGCGTGTATTTCAGCAATCTGTGGAGAGGGACAGCAACCATTACTGCTGCCTGTATATTGATACTGACTCTTATCCAAACCGTAACTTCGATCATTGATATCATTCAGAAGTGAACCTACTTATCGTTAAAATGCACTTTGTCAAGTTCACCTTCAAATTTATGTCACCCTTGTTCATAAGGTTTAGCTAATATATACCAGCTAGCAACATCTGTTTTATCTTCTATAAAATAACTCTTGCCTATCTATCTTTTATGATTTTCAAAAGTATTGTgatctgttcttttttttttaaaatatactgtGACGTTGTAGATTTTTTATTCCGAAAGGTGATTGTTCCAAGAAGTTTTTTGCATAAAATTCGCTAATATTTGGTACCCATATATAACATTTTCGTGAATTCTTCATGATAATAttgaacaacaaaaaaaatattgaacaaCACGCAGGAGACAAGACAACACGTACGAGTTAAGGGTTTTGTTTGTAACTACGTACGAGTTAATGTTGTATGCAAATCATTAAATGGTATTCAAACGGAAACTAAGGATAGAACAGCAAACTTAAATTGGATGTAAAATGACACTTGAACATAACGGCATGCATGCATATTCATTGCTAAGTGCCAACCCAAATTTCTATTCGTCTCCGCAATAATAAAGGAAAGAATTTGAAGGATAACCCCAATAAATCCACAATTCGATCTCCGTTGGCCACGGGATAATTTAACATTGCACTCTTGGAGTCCACGGAATAGTTTCGGTTGACTTTGGACGCCGGACAATGtggttaattaaaaaaaaattaataataaaggaAGGAACGTCTCAAATAGTATTATCATATCTTTGAAATGCATTTCACAGAAATTAATATTGTGTTGTCTGTAGTTAAGAGTGAGAAGTTTTCGGTGGTATTGACTACATGCAGTTCCTAATGTTTTCGGTGGTATTGGCTACATATACACATCTTATGCAATCTGAAAGATGGTAATTTGAAAATCAATCGTTACACATTCAAACTCAAGAACAAACTTAGCTTATGCAAACATTTCGCAGAAGAAAAATACTCTCACCAGAGTATTGTTATATCTCAAGAGTCATTTGGTACCCTCCGCCACCGGCTTTAGTTCCTCCATGTTCGTCGTTGTTTCTTGGAGTTGGTGAAATGGGCAATCTCCTAG
This Brassica napus cultivar Da-Ae chromosome C6, Da-Ae, whole genome shotgun sequence DNA region includes the following protein-coding sequences:
- the LOC106405382 gene encoding putative UPF0481 protein At3g02645; this encodes MDSSTCPVLSHASESPGKIGSSIPNKMDRTLDLESGTNHELSKPVPGMWRFPTNPDLCCIYRVPDCLREVNPKAYTPQLVLIGPLHRSLKSHALKSRGDITKAKSLGYLNTEAHKKIYLVEFAKRVEGNKVVEELKRKIKEDEDMIRASYSESTAWIDSPDFVEMLLHDSIFIIELMLRFNLKGPERIGDPLMDEPCLENTIKRDLILLENQLPYFILEKLFDPIIKILYPSETMRTLVISYFELDKKKKLKENSKFRHFTDLFRCIRVETLPEDGVGGFEHIAKMHNADKLYNRGVKFEAVEEEFSVWVKFDVKTGCLKIPCFRADDDMEIELRNIMAFEQSYYPYNAYVCDYVTFLDFLIDSEKDVDLLVEKGIIKNWLGHHGAISTLVNKLGLGVMDDGSSYAKIASNVIEYYDDSCNKSRSILKRVYFSNLWRGTATITAACILILTLIQTVTSIIDIIQK